The following are from one region of the Calditrichota bacterium genome:
- a CDS encoding chloride channel protein produces the protein MDSAHGRAERSRAARIHPLRHTGKWVLLSVLMGVVGGLAAIGFFELLQLTSHLLLGTVCHYHPPAPAGEATPGPPGATLPVRWLLVLMPALGGLLAGAMVFFLAPEAEGHGTDAVIDSFHRHRGRIRSQVPLVKAISSIITIGSGGSAGREGPIAQIAAGFGSVLASLLRLTDAERRTLLTSGMAAGVGAIFRSPLGGALFSVEVLYKRDFEAGALIPSLISSIVAYSVFTYRFGFGHLFSAHVAPFERPVELLFHLGLGVACAALGIVFVRVFYGMRDRFFRQLPVPNYLKPAIGGLMLGGLAWFVPEVLSGGYGFLQMAIDGHLAFRTLAVLACAKILATSFTVSSGGSGGVFAPSMVIGGMLGGAFGQAAKHFFPHLIADPNVFVLVGMGAFFAGVAKTPISSMLMVCEMTGGYQLLVPMMGAASVAYLLTGQTSIYEKQPMRMADSPAHVGDFTFNVLEELSVRDAWRPSAKVIVVREDMRMPEFRRIVAQHEESYFPVVDHHKRIVGIISLRNVHSVLFAEDLDRALVARDLMVPPVVVTLNENLHSALQKFVASGYGQIPVVDESDPTRIVGLLSHEDLIEAYNRELLRRKGQEEALKRRR, from the coding sequence ATGGATTCTGCTCACGGGCGGGCGGAGCGGTCCCGCGCGGCCCGCATCCATCCCCTTCGCCACACCGGCAAATGGGTGTTGCTGAGCGTGCTCATGGGCGTAGTGGGCGGACTGGCAGCTATCGGCTTTTTCGAGCTTCTCCAGCTGACCAGCCATCTCCTCCTTGGTACCGTCTGCCATTATCATCCTCCGGCTCCGGCGGGCGAGGCGACGCCGGGGCCACCTGGCGCAACACTGCCCGTGCGCTGGCTCCTGGTGCTCATGCCTGCCCTTGGCGGACTCTTGGCAGGAGCGATGGTGTTCTTTCTTGCTCCCGAGGCGGAGGGTCATGGCACCGATGCGGTGATTGACTCATTTCATCGTCATCGCGGGCGCATTCGCTCCCAAGTGCCTTTGGTGAAGGCCATATCTTCCATTATAACCATCGGCTCGGGGGGAAGTGCCGGCCGCGAGGGGCCCATCGCGCAGATCGCTGCCGGTTTCGGCTCGGTGCTGGCGTCCTTGCTGCGGCTCACCGATGCGGAGCGACGCACTCTGCTCACCTCAGGCATGGCCGCCGGGGTGGGTGCCATCTTCCGTTCCCCTTTGGGCGGGGCGCTGTTCAGCGTGGAAGTCCTGTACAAGCGCGACTTTGAAGCTGGAGCCCTCATCCCTTCGCTCATCTCCTCAATTGTTGCCTATTCGGTGTTCACCTACCGCTTCGGCTTCGGCCACTTGTTTTCCGCACACGTGGCGCCATTCGAGCGGCCGGTCGAACTCCTCTTCCACCTGGGCTTAGGAGTGGCGTGCGCCGCCTTGGGAATCGTCTTTGTCCGGGTGTTCTACGGGATGCGGGACCGCTTCTTTCGGCAGCTGCCGGTGCCCAACTATCTGAAGCCGGCAATCGGCGGCCTCATGTTGGGCGGCCTTGCCTGGTTTGTGCCGGAGGTGCTCTCCGGAGGCTATGGCTTTCTACAAATGGCAATTGATGGGCACCTGGCCTTCAGGACGTTGGCGGTCCTGGCCTGCGCCAAAATTCTCGCGACCTCCTTCACAGTCAGCTCCGGCGGGAGCGGCGGAGTCTTCGCGCCGTCCATGGTCATCGGCGGCATGCTGGGTGGAGCCTTCGGTCAGGCGGCCAAACATTTTTTTCCGCACCTGATCGCTGACCCCAACGTGTTCGTCCTGGTGGGAATGGGAGCCTTCTTTGCGGGCGTCGCCAAGACGCCGATTAGCTCCATGCTCATGGTCTGCGAAATGACCGGTGGCTACCAACTCTTAGTCCCCATGATGGGCGCAGCCTCCGTGGCCTATTTGCTCACCGGGCAGACCAGCATCTACGAGAAACAGCCCATGCGCATGGCCGATTCCCCGGCCCACGTCGGGGACTTTACCTTCAATGTGCTGGAGGAGCTGAGCGTCCGGGATGCCTGGCGCCCCTCCGCGAAGGTGATCGTGGTGCGCGAGGACATGCGCATGCCGGAATTCCGCCGCATCGTGGCGCAGCATGAAGAGTCGTACTTCCCCGTGGTTGATCACCACAAGAGAATTGTGGGAATCATATCACTGCGCAACGTCCACTCCGTGCTTTTCGCCGAGGACTTGGACCGGGCTCTTGTTGCCCGCGACCTGATGGTGCCGCCGGTGGTGGTCACGCTCAACGAGAATCTCCACAGCGCCCTGCAGAAATTCGTGGCCAGCGGCTACGGGCAAATCCCTGTGGTTGACGAGAGCGACCCCACCCGCATCGTGGGCCTGCTCTCACACGAGGACCTCATCGAGGCCTACAACCGCGAACTGCTGCGGCGCAAAGGGCAAGAGGAGGCCCTCAAGAGGAGGCGTTGA
- a CDS encoding PTS sugar transporter subunit IIA produces MRLTEFMDSSLIALDVKARSRNEALRHLVRLAAKSAALRDPETFLREVLAREKLGTTAVGDGVAFPHARSEAVTQILVVVGRLKDGVDFGAEDGKKVRLVVLMGTPPKDIARYLKLLARFAAVMRQEELRERLLHASSPADVLRAIDQADTTPEEE; encoded by the coding sequence GTGAGGTTGACGGAGTTCATGGACAGTAGCCTCATCGCCTTGGATGTGAAGGCGAGGAGCAGAAACGAGGCCCTGCGCCACTTAGTGCGCCTGGCGGCAAAGAGCGCTGCGTTGCGTGACCCGGAGACCTTCCTGCGTGAAGTACTGGCGCGCGAAAAATTGGGCACGACTGCCGTGGGCGATGGTGTCGCCTTCCCCCACGCGCGCAGCGAAGCCGTCACCCAGATTCTTGTCGTGGTGGGACGCCTGAAGGACGGTGTGGATTTCGGCGCCGAGGATGGGAAGAAGGTGCGCTTAGTGGTGCTCATGGGCACTCCACCCAAGGACATAGCTCGCTACCTGAAACTGTTGGCGCGGTTTGCTGCAGTCATGCGGCAGGAAGAACTGCGCGAGCGGCTGCTGCACGCGAGCTCCCCCGCCGACGTGCTCCGTGCCATTGACCAGGCAGACACCACACCGGAGGAGGAGTAG